In Xanthomonas fragariae, the genomic window GCTCAATGCAATGGCCAAACGGCATGGAAACACGGACAACGACATCGGTTTGCTCCTGCGCAACAGCATCGGCCGCCACGCGTTGTTCTTGGGTTACCCGCAATGATGCTGCGGGCAGTGACTTGCTATTGATCAATATGCAACGCTGGCGCCTCGTGCGGCGCACCGGCCAACGTGCTGGCCAGATCGCGTACCTGCAACGCGGACTGCAACTGCGTCAGCGCGGCCTTGCTGCTCACATGCACGGTCAACGGCTCGCCCGGCAGCAGGTCGAATGCGTTGTCCGACAGCGTGGCATCCATATCGCCAAACGACAGCCACACCTCGCGCGCCAGCGTGTTGCTGGACAACGTCAGCGCGTAGCCATCGCCATCGGCCCGCCACTGGCTATCGATCTTCGCGCTTGGCAAGGCCAGCTGCTTGGCTGGTGCGAAGAACACCACGTTGCGCGACAGCAGCTTCGCGCCGTCGAACAACTCGAACACGGCATACGCATGCTTCGGATCAGCGCTGCCCAGCAATTGCTTGTCGCTGAAATTGCCCACCTGCAGGCTGGCAAGCTGTTCGACGGTGGCGGTTGCCTCGCGCTTGCTCAGCACCTTGCCGTCCATGCTCAGCACACGCATGCGCCAGCGTGCGGCCAGCGGCGTGGTGCGATCGGAGACCAGCGAGATCTCGGTCCGACCCTGGTCGTTACGCAACGCGGCGATCATTTCCGGTGCGTAGAAACGGCGCGCGTGATAGTGCAGCGCCTTCCAGCGGCCGTAGTAATCCACGCTCGACCACGACGCACCCGGCCATACATCGTTGAGCTGCCAGTACAGCGAACCCATCGATTGCGGACGCGAAGCGCGCAGATGCGAGGCGGCCAGGTTAATGCCTTCGGCCTGCATCAGCTGGCTCAGGTAGACGAAGCTTTCAAAATCCTTGGGCTCGCCGAATTCGCGGCGGATATACAGCATCAGCCGCTCGTTGCCGTTGCCCTTGTCGAACTTCTGATGCACGCGCATCACCGGTGATTCCGGATCCATGTCGCCCGGTTGCGCGAAGGCGCGCTCGGTGCGCATGTCCGGGAACGACTGCAAGCCATATTCGGACATGAAGCGCGGGGTGACGTTGAGGTAGTCGGTGACCGGCAGCGCTGGGCCGCCCCATACCTTCCAGTAATGCATATCGCCATCGTTGGCCTGGTCGGCGGCACCATCGAAATTGGTGCCTGGCGACGTGGCCCAGTACGGTACGTCGCTATCGTAGGTGGCCACCACTTCGCGGAACACGGTACCGAACAAGGTGGTCATGCCGCGCTCGATGCGGCTGCGTTCTTCCGGGTCCAACGACTGCTTGAACTTCACCCGGTCGCCCCAGTTTTCCCATCCGGTCTGTACTTCGTTGTTGCCGCACCACAGCACGATACTGGGATGGTCGCGCAGCCGCTTGACCTGTTCGATCGCCTCCTGGCGGGTGTTCTCGCGGAACTCCACGTCGTACGGTGGCACTGCTCCGCCGAACATGAAGTCCTGCCAGATCATGATGCCCAGTTGGTCGGCCACGTCGTAGAAATAGTCGTCCTGATAATGCCCGCCGCCCCACATGCGCAGCATGTTCATGTTGGCATCGCGGGCGTCCTGCAAGGTGCTACGCATGCGCTCCCGGCTCACGCGCGCGGGGAACGCATCCAGCGGAATCAGGTCGGCCCCCTTGGCGAAGATCGGGATGCCGTTGATCACGATCTCCATACTCTTGCCGAATTGATCTTTCTCGCGACGCAGCTGCACCGAACGCAGGCCGGTGATGCGCTTGATCTGCTGGCTGTCGCCGTCGGCATCGCGCACGCTGGCCACAAAGGTGTAGCGGTCCTGCGCGCCGTAGCCGGCCGGAAACCAGCGCTTGGGCTTTGCGATACGCACCGGCAGATCGATGCGGTTGTGACCCGGATCGACCACCGCCTGCTGCGTGAACTGGCCCACCGGCTGCCCATCTGGGCCGAGCATATCCAGCGTCACCTGCACCGGGCCGCTGCGGCCGGCTTGCAGCTCCAGCTGCGCCTGCAACTGCGCGCTGTCGGCATCCACGCGTTGCTGGGCAATATGCAGCCCATCCACGCGCACGGCATCCCAGGTTTCTACGCGCACGTCTTTCCAGATGCCGGCGTTGACGATGCGCGGGCCCCAATCCCAGCCGAAGTTGTACGGCGCCTTGCGGACATACGTGGAGCTGTGACGCGCCTGGGGCTCGTCGCCGAACGCCGAATCGTAGGCACCGGGAAGCGCGTACGGCTGCTTGGCCAACCATGGCTGGATCTTCTTGATCGGCGAGAACAGCTTGACTTCAAGCACGTTGTCGCCGCGCTTGAGCAATGATTTTGCATCCACCCGCCACTGCCGGAACATGTTGTCGGCGCTGAGCAGTTTCTTGCCGTTGAGGGTGACCTCGGCAAACGTATCCAGGCCATCGAACACCAGCTCCACATGCGCGCGTTCGAGCGTGGCCGCATCCATGTTGAAGCGGGTCTGGTACTGCCAATCGCTCAGGCCCACCCACTGGATCTTGCCTTCGTTATCGCGATAGAACGGGTCCGGCACGATCTTGGCGGCGATCAGATCGGTCTGCACTGCGCCCGGTACCTGCGCCGGCAACCATGCCGCGGCCTTGGGATAGGATTTTGCCTGCGCCTGGCCCGGCACCAGCCGCACCTGCCAGCCTCTGTCCAGGGTCACCGCTGTGGGCGCCGCCGCCCAGACCTGCGAGATGGCGGCGGCGAAGGCCAGGGCCATCCCAAGACAGGCGGGGGCGGGAACAAAACGACGGCGGGACAGGTGCATGCGTGACTCTCCTTGGACGGCTCAGCGCGTGGCGGCAGGGGGCGCCTGCGCGGTGGTTTCGATCAATTGAACCGCGCCGATGGCATACAACGGGCCGCGAATCGGCGCGGTAAAGCGTAGACACAGATCGTGAATGCCGGTGCGTGCGGGCAGTGCGGTTTCCAGCGTGAATTGCTCGCCCAGGGTGTCGCTGTTGGGCAACTGCACGCTGGCGATTAATGCGCCTTCGCAGCCCAGGCGCACTTCCAGCTCACCGCCGCGCGTGTTGGCCGGAAACTGCACCACCTTGGATTGCTCGTGCGCCAGGCCGAAGTTGTTCGGCAGCCGTGCGCCCTCGATCCTGATCGCGCCGATACCGTCCAGGCGCGCTTGCGGATAAATGCGGCAAGCATGGAACAGATCGACGTTGTAGACCGGTGTATCGGCACCGGTCATCTCCGGTAGCAGCGGCAAGCGCAAGTCGAGCGCGCCTGTCTGGACGCAGTCGCGCAGGCCTTGCGTATCGACACGTAGCAGCCCTGCACGGTCGAAAGTACGGCTGCGCGTTGCCGCCAGCGGCGTGCCATCGGCTGCGAATGCGGTCGCCTTCACGGTGGTCGGCAGTTGGATCGTAAACGGTGCCTCATAGCGCGGCGATGTGGGCTTGGGCGCGCTACCGTCGACGGTGTAGTGCAGGGTGCCCGCGGCGGTCTGAGTGCTGAGCGCCACCCTGGCCGGGCCACCGGCGAGCACCGGGTTGGGGCCGTTTTCCAGCGTGATATCTGCTGCGAATGCGCCGTCGCTGTAATCGATGCCCAATGTCTTGTAGCGCTGCAACTGGGCCGGCATCCGCGCCAGAAAATTGTTCCAGTCGCGCGCAGCAGCCGGCGACCACGTCACTTCCGCCACCGCAGACAGGCGTGGGAACAATGCATGATCCACATGCCATTCGGATGGAATGTATTCGGCCCACAACGCGCCTTGCGCGCCCAGCACATGCTTGGCCTGCTCGGCGGTGAGTTCTGCCGGCACCGGGTCGAATGCGTAGATCTTCGACAATGGCAGCACCGTCAGGCGACCGTTCGGTTCGTCGCTGCGCGTGGTCTGCAGATTGTCCAGATACAGCCAGTCGCCCGGCGCCAGCACCACGTCGTGGCCTTGTCTGGCCGCCGTCACCGCGCCCTCGATGCCGCGCCACGACATCACCGATGCGCTGGCCGGCACGCCACCTTCCAGAATTTCATCCCAGCCGATCATGCGCCGCCCGTGTTCGGTGAGGTACTGCGCCAGCTGCGCGTTGAACCAGCCCTGCATCGCATGCGCATCCTTGACCCCCAGCTTGCGCATCTGCGCGCGCACCGCCGGCGAGGCTTCCCATTGATCCTTGACCGCCTCATCGCCACCGATGTGGATATACGTGGACGGGAACAGCGTCAGCACCTCATCCAGCACGTTGGTGATGAAGGTCAGGCTGCGTTGGCTGGTATTGAACAGATACGGGTTGACGCCCCAATCCACACCCACGTGGGTGCGCTTGCCGGGCACGCCCACTTCTTCCGGATATGCCGCTACTGCGGCCTGCGCATGCCCGGGCATGTCCAGCTCGGGCAGCACCGTGATATGCAGCCGTGCGGCATAGGCGACGATCTCGCTGATCTGTTCTTGCGTGTAAAAACCGCCATAACGCTGCGGCGTGCCGTGCCGACCGGCGCCGGGCGGGGTGCGCCATGCACCGACCTCGGTAAGCTTGGGATAGCGCTTGATCTGGATGCGCCAGCCCTGGTCGTCGGTGAGATGCCAATGCAGCACGTTGAGCTTGTGCACAGCCATCGCATCGAGCACATGCTTGACCGTGTCTACGTCATGGAAGTGGCGGGCCACATCCAGATGCTGACCGCGCCAGCTGAAACGCGGCCAATCGCCAATCGCCACTGCCGGTACCGTAACCTCGCCCTTGCGCGCATCCGGTGTCATCAATTGCCAGGCAGTGATCGCGCCATACAACAGCCCGGAACCATCGCGTGCGGCGATGCGGATGCCGGTGGCACCCACGTCCAGGCTATAGCCTTCTTTCTGTGCCACTGGCGCTTGCGCGCTGCGCTCCAGGCGGATGCTGCCTGGCGATGCCGTGGCTTCGGCACGCACTTCCAACCTCAGGCCACCGGTGCGCTGCAACAGGCTGGCCAGATGCTCGGCACTGCGGCGTGCATCGGCATCGCCGCCGACAATCGAGATCACCGTGCCGGTGCCTATCTTGAAGCTGCCACTGCCGCGCCTGGCCTCGACCGGCGCAGGAATCAGCGGCAGCGGCGCGTTGGCAGCAGGCGCTATTGCAGATGCACCAGCAGTTGCCGCAGCAGGGGTGGTGGCCAGTTCGCGTTGGTCACATCCAGCCAGCAACACGGCTGCCAACGACAGCGTAAGCAACCGCGAGGACAGCGTTGTCGATGCGGTCAGGCGTGCGGTCAGTGCGGAGTTCGACATCATGCAATCACATCCCGAGGTGGGCGGGGAGGAACACGGCAGTCACGCACAGTAGCAAAGCCATACTGGATGGCGCAGGGACTGGCGCACGCTTCGTTCCGGCGCGCAGCGTGTGTGGCGCGTGGTGCGTGGTGGAGCAACAAAGCGCACCAGCATCAGTCGCTGCAAGACGAGCGTGGGCAGCGTAGGAACCGGGTTCCAGTGCGTGCATTCCGATTCGCGCACCGACCGCGCCCGCCAGGTTGTCCAGCGTTGCGATAACGCGCTTAGCGCTGCGCGGTCGGCAACGCGTCCCACACCTTCGGGTCTTCCGCGCCCAGCACCCAGCAGCTGAAACCTTCCAGGCCGTACTGCTTCACCATGTCGTAGCGCGCCTTGAAGCTGCGTGCGTCGGGGCGGAACACCCACTCGCGCATGTCATCGCGATAGAAGTAGAACCATGATTCCTGCTCCACCGGGTCCCACTGCACGGTGGCGTTCTGTTCGATCGCAAGCGGGAACGATTCGTCGGCATCGATATACGTGGCGGAAATGTTCGATGCTTCGGTACCGTCTTCCTTCACCGGGTTGCCGGTGTACCAGCGATAGCCGTAGGTGGCGATGCCGAGCGAAAGCTTTTCTTTCGGCACCTGGGTGATCGCGTAATCCAGATTCTTCTTCATCCATACCATGCCATCGACCGGGCCGGGCGTGGTCCAGCGGGTGTGCTGGTCATAGGTCATGACGCTGACCAGATCCACGGCCTGGCCCAGCGCCTTGAGGTCGTACCCACCGCGCCAGTATTCCCACATCCACTTGGAGAACTGGCCGCCTTCGGCATGGCCCGGTGCATTCGGCACCACCGCCACCGACAGCTTAAAACCTGCCTTGTGCAGCGCATCGGCAGTCTGTTTGACCATCAACGTGTAGGCATCGCGGTCGGTCCAGGCGATGTTTTCGAAGTCGAACTGGAAGCCGTCGTATTTGTTCTGCTTGCCGTGAATCAGCAGCGATTCGATCATGCGTTTCTTGGCGGCTTCGTCGTGCATCAACTTGTGGAAACCATCGCGACCGGTGGTCATCGACAGGATCGGCATCACGCGGATCTTGTTCTGCTTGGCGATGTTGTAGAGGTACATGTCAGGCGTGCCGTTGACCAGGCCGTTTTGGTCCACGCCGTACCACGTCGGCACCACCACATCGATTTTGTCGACATTGGCCAGGAACGCGTTGGTCGATTTCTGCGTGCTCATCAGATAGAACAACGCCGTGGGGTTTTTGGCCAATGCAGGCGCACAGGCAAACGCCAGCGCGAGCGCGAGCAGTATCCAGGTCAATCGCGTGCTCATGAAAACAGCATCCGTCAGAGAGTGTGGGAAGTGGAAAGATCGATGCGGAACACGTAGGCGTGTTCGCCCACCGGCTTGGCTGGCAGGGTCAGGTGCAGGCCATCGGCTTGTTGATCGAACGGCACCTTCTTGCCGTTGGCCAGCAGCGTCACGCTGCGCACGCCATCGGTGGCGTTGAGCGAATGGATCACCGCCTTGCCACCGGCCGGCCAACCCAGTTCGATCGCATACAGAGCGCCATCGCGCGTGGTGAAGCGGAAATCTTCGGCGGTGTAGGGCTTGGTCTTGACGTCCTGGAAGGTGCCGCCGACCACTTCGGTGGGGCCTTCGCCATACACGCGCCACGGTTTGCTGTCGTAGATCGCGCCGCCGTTGGTCGTGAGCCAACGCCCGATCGCCAGCAGAATGTCGCGCTCGGTATCCGGGATCGAGCCATCCGCACGCGGGCCGATGTTGAGCATCAGGTTGCCGTTCTTGGCCACCACATCGGCAAGCATGTGGATAATGAAGGTGGGCGATTTGTAGGTGTCGTTCTCGACAAAGCCCCAAGACGCATTGCTCACCGAGGTGTCGGTCTGCCAGTGGGTGGG contains:
- a CDS encoding glycosyl hydrolase family 18 protein — its product is MSTRLTWILLALALAFACAPALAKNPTALFYLMSTQKSTNAFLANVDKIDVVVPTWYGVDQNGLVNGTPDMYLYNIAKQNKIRVMPILSMTTGRDGFHKLMHDEAAKKRMIESLLIHGKQNKYDGFQFDFENIAWTDRDAYTLMVKQTADALHKAGFKLSVAVVPNAPGHAEGGQFSKWMWEYWRGGYDLKALGQAVDLVSVMTYDQHTRWTTPGPVDGMVWMKKNLDYAITQVPKEKLSLGIATYGYRWYTGNPVKEDGTEASNISATYIDADESFPLAIEQNATVQWDPVEQESWFYFYRDDMREWVFRPDARSFKARYDMVKQYGLEGFSCWVLGAEDPKVWDALPTAQR
- a CDS encoding beta-mannosidase; amino-acid sequence: MHLSRRRFVPAPACLGMALAFAAAISQVWAAAPTAVTLDRGWQVRLVPGQAQAKSYPKAAAWLPAQVPGAVQTDLIAAKIVPDPFYRDNEGKIQWVGLSDWQYQTRFNMDAATLERAHVELVFDGLDTFAEVTLNGKKLLSADNMFRQWRVDAKSLLKRGDNVLEVKLFSPIKKIQPWLAKQPYALPGAYDSAFGDEPQARHSSTYVRKAPYNFGWDWGPRIVNAGIWKDVRVETWDAVRVDGLHIAQQRVDADSAQLQAQLELQAGRSGPVQVTLDMLGPDGQPVGQFTQQAVVDPGHNRIDLPVRIAKPKRWFPAGYGAQDRYTFVASVRDADGDSQQIKRITGLRSVQLRREKDQFGKSMEIVINGIPIFAKGADLIPLDAFPARVSRERMRSTLQDARDANMNMLRMWGGGHYQDDYFYDVADQLGIMIWQDFMFGGAVPPYDVEFRENTRQEAIEQVKRLRDHPSIVLWCGNNEVQTGWENWGDRVKFKQSLDPEERSRIERGMTTLFGTVFREVVATYDSDVPYWATSPGTNFDGAADQANDGDMHYWKVWGGPALPVTDYLNVTPRFMSEYGLQSFPDMRTERAFAQPGDMDPESPVMRVHQKFDKGNGNERLMLYIRREFGEPKDFESFVYLSQLMQAEGINLAASHLRASRPQSMGSLYWQLNDVWPGASWSSVDYYGRWKALHYHARRFYAPEMIAALRNDQGRTEISLVSDRTTPLAARWRMRVLSMDGKVLSKREATATVEQLASLQVGNFSDKQLLGSADPKHAYAVFELFDGAKLLSRNVVFFAPAKQLALPSAKIDSQWRADGDGYALTLSSNTLAREVWLSFGDMDATLSDNAFDLLPGEPLTVHVSSKAALTQLQSALQVRDLASTLAGAPHEAPALHIDQ
- a CDS encoding family 20 glycosylhydrolase produces the protein MMSNSALTARLTASTTLSSRLLTLSLAAVLLAGCDQRELATTPAAATAGASAIAPAANAPLPLIPAPVEARRGSGSFKIGTGTVISIVGGDADARRSAEHLASLLQRTGGLRLEVRAEATASPGSIRLERSAQAPVAQKEGYSLDVGATGIRIAARDGSGLLYGAITAWQLMTPDARKGEVTVPAVAIGDWPRFSWRGQHLDVARHFHDVDTVKHVLDAMAVHKLNVLHWHLTDDQGWRIQIKRYPKLTEVGAWRTPPGAGRHGTPQRYGGFYTQEQISEIVAYAARLHITVLPELDMPGHAQAAVAAYPEEVGVPGKRTHVGVDWGVNPYLFNTSQRSLTFITNVLDEVLTLFPSTYIHIGGDEAVKDQWEASPAVRAQMRKLGVKDAHAMQGWFNAQLAQYLTEHGRRMIGWDEILEGGVPASASVMSWRGIEGAVTAARQGHDVVLAPGDWLYLDNLQTTRSDEPNGRLTVLPLSKIYAFDPVPAELTAEQAKHVLGAQGALWAEYIPSEWHVDHALFPRLSAVAEVTWSPAAARDWNNFLARMPAQLQRYKTLGIDYSDGAFAADITLENGPNPVLAGGPARVALSTQTAAGTLHYTVDGSAPKPTSPRYEAPFTIQLPTTVKATAFAADGTPLAATRSRTFDRAGLLRVDTQGLRDCVQTGALDLRLPLLPEMTGADTPVYNVDLFHACRIYPQARLDGIGAIRIEGARLPNNFGLAHEQSKVVQFPANTRGGELEVRLGCEGALIASVQLPNSDTLGEQFTLETALPARTGIHDLCLRFTAPIRGPLYAIGAVQLIETTAQAPPAATR